A single window of Ischnura elegans chromosome 8, ioIscEleg1.1, whole genome shotgun sequence DNA harbors:
- the LOC124164084 gene encoding 3-oxoacyl-[acyl-carrier-protein] reductase FabG-like isoform X1, whose amino-acid sequence MTTNIIKKIPRTLLSLQQNSNLINSHHRNFTKLYRKTDHQGCTSLFTTKPYARENGLKKNVARYSSLPMKEVAQRRSDIGGMSLGMKALIPPPLPTDHTSKNLCSCQPPLLDPRGKVAVITGGSRGIGLSIVEELLCQGAKVFIIDENREFGECTATRLASIYGWDNIQFAQGDVSNFESFEACVHLAACKYNRLDIMVNNSGILSAFPRDKLIEINYKAVVFGTRLGFKYMGADQGKNGGVVLNTASICGLIGLPGSPYYGATKHAVVGAVMSYGDNLTFDKTCVRVCAMCPGVTLSSMTTNVDDIPCEHFRDGIGERNVLKDWINTHPNQPCNRVGPAAAHIIRNGPNGSIWVVEDSELYQVLIPDYHDIECPNTRVKDLEC is encoded by the exons ATGACAACTAATATTATCAAGAAAATACCTAGGACTCTACTGTCCTTACAGCAAAACAGCAATTTAATAAATTCACATCACAGGAACTTCACCAAGTTGTACAGGAAGACCGATCATCAGGGTTGTACATCTCTTTTCACCACTAAACCGTATGCAAGAGAAAATGggctaaaaaaaaatgttgcgagATATTCATCACTACCAATGAAGGAGGTCGCTCAAAGACGGAGTGATATCGGTGGGATGTCATTGGGAATGAAAGctctcattcctcctcctctccccactGATCATACGAGTAAAAACTTATGCTCATGTCAACCGCCTTTATTGGACCCGAGAGGAAAGGTGGCTGTCATCACAGGAGGGAGTCGTGGAATTGGTCTTTCAATAGTGGAGGAGCTTCTTTGCCAAGGAGCAAAG GTGTTCATAATTGACGAGAACAGAGAGTTTGGAGAATGCACTGCCACCCGTCTCGCATCTATTTACGGATGGGATAATATCCAATTTGCACAAGGAGATGTCAGCAACTTCGAATCATTTGAAG CCTGTGTTCACCTGGCCGCGTGCAAGTATAACAGATTGGACATCATGGTGAATAATTCTGGTATACTATCCGCATTTCCGCgtgataaattaattgaaattaattac AAAGCGGTGGTCTTCGGGACGCGACTGGGGTTCAAGTACATGGGAGCTGACCAGGGCAAGAACGGCGGAGTGGTGCTCAACACGGCCAGCATTTGCGGATTAATTGGACTTCCGGGCTCTCCTTATTACGGCGCCACCAAGCATGCAGTCGTCGGCGCAGTTATGTCCTACGGG GACAACCTAACATTTGACAAGACGTGTGTCCGCGTGTGCGCCATGTGCCCTGGTGTCACGTTGTCCTCCATGACCACCAACGTCGACGACATCCCGTGCGAGCACTTCCGCGACGGAATAGGAGAGAGAAACGTGCTCAAAGACTGGATCAACACCCACCCAAACCAACC CTGTAACAGAGTAGGACCAGCAGCTGCTCATATCATACGTAATGGTCCCAATGGCTCTATTTGGGTCGTCGAAGACAGCGAACTATACCAGGTTTTGATACCTGATTACCACGACATCGAATGCCCAAACACCAGGGTTAAGGACCTCGAATGTTAG
- the LOC124164084 gene encoding 15-hydroxyprostaglandin dehydrogenase [NAD(+)]-like isoform X2: protein MTTNIIKKIPRTLLSLQQNSNLINSHHRNFTKLYRKTDHQGCTSLFTTKPYARENGLKKNVARYSSLPMKEVAQRRSDIGGMSLGMKALIPPPLPTDHTSKNLCSCQPPLLDPRGKVAVITGGSRGIGLSIVEELLCQGAKVFIIDENREFGECTATRLASIYGWDNIQFAQGDVSNFESFEACVHLAACKYNRLDIMVNNSGILSAFPRDKLIEINYKAVVFGTRLGFKYMGADQGKNGGVVLNTASICGLIGLPGSPYYGATKHAVVGAVMSYGDNLTFDKTCVRVCAMCPGVTLSSMTTNVDDIPCEHFRDGIGERNVLKDWINTHPNQPETPGVRCRYGERMADTSSRAL from the exons ATGACAACTAATATTATCAAGAAAATACCTAGGACTCTACTGTCCTTACAGCAAAACAGCAATTTAATAAATTCACATCACAGGAACTTCACCAAGTTGTACAGGAAGACCGATCATCAGGGTTGTACATCTCTTTTCACCACTAAACCGTATGCAAGAGAAAATGggctaaaaaaaaatgttgcgagATATTCATCACTACCAATGAAGGAGGTCGCTCAAAGACGGAGTGATATCGGTGGGATGTCATTGGGAATGAAAGctctcattcctcctcctctccccactGATCATACGAGTAAAAACTTATGCTCATGTCAACCGCCTTTATTGGACCCGAGAGGAAAGGTGGCTGTCATCACAGGAGGGAGTCGTGGAATTGGTCTTTCAATAGTGGAGGAGCTTCTTTGCCAAGGAGCAAAG GTGTTCATAATTGACGAGAACAGAGAGTTTGGAGAATGCACTGCCACCCGTCTCGCATCTATTTACGGATGGGATAATATCCAATTTGCACAAGGAGATGTCAGCAACTTCGAATCATTTGAAG CCTGTGTTCACCTGGCCGCGTGCAAGTATAACAGATTGGACATCATGGTGAATAATTCTGGTATACTATCCGCATTTCCGCgtgataaattaattgaaattaattac AAAGCGGTGGTCTTCGGGACGCGACTGGGGTTCAAGTACATGGGAGCTGACCAGGGCAAGAACGGCGGAGTGGTGCTCAACACGGCCAGCATTTGCGGATTAATTGGACTTCCGGGCTCTCCTTATTACGGCGCCACCAAGCATGCAGTCGTCGGCGCAGTTATGTCCTACGGG GACAACCTAACATTTGACAAGACGTGTGTCCGCGTGTGCGCCATGTGCCCTGGTGTCACGTTGTCCTCCATGACCACCAACGTCGACGACATCCCGTGCGAGCACTTCCGCGACGGAATAGGAGAGAGAAACGTGCTCAAAGACTGGATCAACACCCACCCAAACCAACC